The window ACCTCGGAAGTTGCAGCTCCGGGCGTTCCCGGACTCACTCGTTCGGCGTCACCGGGCCCTCGGGCCCTGGACAGACCGGGCTCGATCCGGCGGGCCCGCTCGGAGTACGGCCCCGAGAGCGCCCGCATCACGGCCAGCTCGCTGCGCGCCCAGCCCCGCTCGGACGGGTCGGGCAGCGTGGCGCCCATCGGGTCGCGCAGGGCGGCGCGCAGGGCGAGGCCCCGGGCGCCCGCGGCGGGAAGTTCGCCCACCACGCTGACGGTGTGGGCGAGTTGGCTGCGGGTGGTGGTGGCGAGCAGTTCCTCGCGGACCCCGTCGGCGAACTCCGGACGGCCCTCGCCGCCGCTGTCCCAGTCGATCAGCCCGCCCATCAGGATCTCGGCGAGGTGGTCCGGGCCGGTCTCCGGCATGGTGCGCCGCCGCAGCTGTTCCACGAGGTCGAACTCGAAGGGAACCGCCGCCAGTTGCGTTGCGAGGCGGCGTGCCGCGGGGGTGGCCAGCGTGAAGAATCGGCGTACGGCGGCTTTGGCGGCGCGCGGGAAGCGGGGGGCGCGCAGGCCGGGCGCGGGCGATCCCTTGGTGAGGGTGCCGGCCAGGACGACGGGCAGGGCGCGGCGCACTCCGCGTTCCCCGGTGACGAGGTCGGCCCAGGCCGCGAGCGAGGCGGGCTTGAGGGAGAGCACGGGGACGGGCACGGAGCCGTCGCCCGCGTCGGGCAGCGGTCGCAGGGGGTCGGGGCCGCCGGGCGGCGCCCAGTGCTCGAGTCCGTCGTTGGCGGCGCCGAAGCCGCCGGCCTCCAGGACGGCCGGGTGGGGGTAGAGCGAGGCGCGGTGGCGCAGGTGCGGCGGGAGCAGATGCACCAGGGCCGTGGGGCCGGCGTGGGCGAGCCGGGCGAGCAGGTCGTCGGCGGCGGGCGAGGCCCAGCCGTGGGCGAGCCCGTCGGTGACGACGAGGAAGACGCGGTCACCGCGTCCGCCGAGGAGTTCGGCGGGGTCGGCGGCGGCCCGGCCGACGCTCCAGCGCAGGGTGGCGGTGCCGGTGCGCGGCACGTTCACCCGGACCGTTCGCACGGCCCGGAAGGCGCCGCTGTGCTCGGCGGCCTGGGCGAGCCGGGCGGTGGACTCCTCCCAGATCCGCAGGGTGGGCGCGTCGTCCACCAGCAGGACCAGGTCGAAGGCGGCCGTCCGGGCGGGACGCAGGAACGGCACCCACATGCCGTCGATGATCCCCTGCTCGGCCGTGGTCTCCTCGTCGAGTTCGAGCGTGTCGCGGGACGGCACACGGCGGGCCAGCTGGTGCAGGGCGCGGGCGAACCGGGCGGTGGCGCGGCCCGGGGCCTGCTGCGGGCGGTCGTCGGCGGGCAGCAGCGGCTGCCCGAGGCGCAGGGTGAAACGGCCCTCGGCGTCGGGTAACAGGCGCGCCGAGGCGCGGGGCTCTCCGGGCAGGGGGGAGCCGGTCCCCTGCCGCGGACGGTCGTCGAGACCGTCGGGAGTGGCCGGCGGGCGCGGAGCGCGCACCGCGTCGGGGGTGGTGTCAGGGGAGGGACCCGGCTGGTCGGCCGGTGAGGTGTCCCGCTGGTTCGTGTCCTCCGTGTCCCGCGGGCGTACGGGAGTCGGGGCCGGGGATGTCGTCGTCCGGCCCGGCGCCGGCTCGGGGCCGGAGGAGGCCGGGCCGCCGTGGCGGTTCCAGTGCACGGCGAGCCAGACCGCGTCGGCGACGTCCTGCCAGCGCGGGAGGGACTGTTCCAGGGTGTCCGGTGGCGTCGCTCCGTGCTCAGCCGCCTGATCGGCGGACTCGGGCAACGCCGAAGGAGGCGACGACCCCGAAACGGGAAATCCGTCGCCGAGCCCGGATGCGTGCTCCCTGGGATAGCCCTTCAATTCAGCGGCCCTTCGCGAGGTCGCGCAGGAGCATTTCCACGAGCTTACGCCCGTCACCATCCGCCTGGAAACCACCCGCCGTCGTCATCTGGACAGCGTTGAGCAACTGGTCCAGGGAGTGGGTTCCGCCGGCCTGGACCCGCTGAACGAACAGGTCGACGAGGTCTTCGGTGCCCTGCGGGCGGGTTCCGAGGTGCCCTTCGACCATGGCCAGGAGTTGCTCCCGGGTGGGCGTGCGCATCTCCAGCGGGAGGCAGCGCCGGCGGAAGGCCGCGGGGAATTCGCGTTCTCCGTTGCTGGTGATCACCACGACCGGGAACTCCCGGCACTCGATGCGCCCGTCGCGCACCTCGGCGCGGCCCCCGGGGTCGCTGGTGTGGACGCGCGCGCTGTCCTCGGCGTCGCGTACCAGCTCGGGGACTTCATAGCTTCCGTTCTCCAGGACGTGCAACAGGTCGTTCGGCAGGTCGATGTCGCTCTTGTCGAGCTCGTCGACGAGAAGCACACGGGGACGATCGTAGGGCAGCAGCGCGGTCCCCAGGGGGCCCAGCGTGATGAAGTCACCGAGAAACGGGGGTAGTTGGCGCGGATTTTGCTGAAGCGCGGTGTTGACGTCCGTAGCCGGATCGATGTCGTCCGGTTCCAGGGACGCGGCATGCCGCAGGCCGGCCCGCCAGGCGGCGATGGCCTGGGCGCGGCCCATGGCGTCGTGGGCGTAGAGGCCCTCGCGCAGGGTGGTGCGGCTGACGATGTTCCACTCCAGGACCCGGCCGAGGCCGAGTTCGCGGGAGATGAGGTAGGCCAGGGTGGACTTGCCGACGCCGGGCGGGCCGGTGATCAGCAGGGGCCGGCGCAGCAGCAGCGCGGTGTTGACGACGTCGATCTCGTCCTTGCCCAGCTGCGGAGTGACGTCACCGGGGCCCAGGCGGCGCAGCGCGGCCTGGGGGTCGGCCGCCGGTACGGGCCGGGCCGGTTCGCCCCGGAAGCTGCGCCAGGGCGGCGGCACGGGCAGATCGGGCGGGACGGCGGGGGCGCTGCCCGTGCCGTGGAAGATCCACCAGTCGTTCGGGACCGTCTGCTCCTGCCCGCTCATGCGGATGCCTCCTCGCTGGCGAGATCGCCTGGGTCGGTGGGCTGGAAGTCAACGGGACGCGTCGGATCGTCCCAGAAAAAGCCGATGTGCCGGCCGAGCAGCTCGCCTGGGCCCCGGCCCTCGCTCTCGGCGTTCCTGCGCAGGAGGTGGACGGCCACCGGGATCCTCGCCGGTGTGGGCGCCGCGGCGAACAGGGCGGTCACCACTTCCCGGCGCTCCTCGCGGAAGGCACCTCTGCGGTCCCAGATCGCGAGCCCCACCCCTTCCGCTATGGCGGCCTTGAGAGCCTCCAGTGCCAGGACGTCGGACGGGGCGTCGAGCACCACCGCCGTATGTCTTGGTTCCCCGGCGAGCCCGGCCTGCCACGCGCCGATCCGGCCGCCGTCCGGTTCGCGCCAGCCGTGCACCTGGACGCCGTGCTCGTTCAGGGTTCGCCAACGCTCCTGCCACTGGTCGCGGACCAGGGCGTCGTCCGTGCGCATCCGCTCCAGGCTGCGCAGATGCACCCCGTACTTCAGGCTGAGCGGCAGCGGCTGCCCGTCGCCGATCCGGAAGGTCAGACCGGCCACATCGTGGTTGAGGAGTTCGTACGGAAGGACGAACTCGATGTACGGCGGTGGCTGCCGGCGTCCGCCCGGGTCGGGTTCACGGGGCGCCGACCAGAGGCGGGCGCCCTGCCGTAACGCGCGCTGGACGGCCGGGCCGAGCTCGTCGAGGGTGGTCGTGGCGGGTTCGCCGGGCTGTGGGTCCCAGCGGCCGGGGACGGTGTTGAGCCAGGGGCGGACGACGATCTCGCCGGAGCCGTCCCGTGCCGGTTCGACGGCGACGACCAGGCAGCGCGGGATGTCCGGATCGCTCTTGGCCGAGCCGCGGGCCTTGCGGCGTTCCTCCACCGGCCCGGTCAGGCCCGCGCGCCGGGCCCAGTCGTCGGCCCAGCCGGACAGGGCGGTGCGGTGCCCCGGGCTGGCGGCGAGCAGGGCGGCGTGGTCGATCAGCAGGACGGCGGGGGGCAGTCCGTCCGGCTGCACGTTCCAGTCCAGGACGTGCGCGAGGAGTTGCTCCGGGGCGAGTCCGGTGGGCAGGTCGAGGCCGTTGAGCTCCTCGACCAGGGCGTCGCGCAGCCGGGCGGCGGGGAGTTCGCCCTTGGCGAGGAGGGCGCGGGCGCCGGCCTCGTCGTCGCGGGAGAGGGGCCCCTGGAGGGCAGGGGGCGGGGCGGGCGCGAGCCACTGGTCGAGCAGCTGATCGAGTTCGTCGCCCGCCAGTTCGCCTTCGAGGATCCGCACCACCTCGACCAGTACGCGTTCCCCGCCCGGCATGTTCAGCGCGGCGCGCGTCAGCAGGACCACGTCCTCGCGCAACTTGATGCCGCGCAGGTCGATCCGGCGCCCCAGCAGGCCTCCGAGGACGACACCGAAGTGCAGCCGCCCCTGCGCGTCCTCCATGCAGCCCAGACCGCACAGGGCGTTGGTCAGCCCCAGCAGCAGCCGTAAGCCT of the Streptomyces koelreuteriae genome contains:
- a CDS encoding AAA family ATPase: MSGQEQTVPNDWWIFHGTGSAPAVPPDLPVPPPWRSFRGEPARPVPAADPQAALRRLGPGDVTPQLGKDEIDVVNTALLLRRPLLITGPPGVGKSTLAYLISRELGLGRVLEWNIVSRTTLREGLYAHDAMGRAQAIAAWRAGLRHAASLEPDDIDPATDVNTALQQNPRQLPPFLGDFITLGPLGTALLPYDRPRVLLVDELDKSDIDLPNDLLHVLENGSYEVPELVRDAEDSARVHTSDPGGRAEVRDGRIECREFPVVVITSNGEREFPAAFRRRCLPLEMRTPTREQLLAMVEGHLGTRPQGTEDLVDLFVQRVQAGGTHSLDQLLNAVQMTTAGGFQADGDGRKLVEMLLRDLAKGR
- a CDS encoding VMAP-C domain-containing protein translates to METHAGFGEPEGGSGRAEGLRLLLGLTNALCGLGCMEDAQGRLHFGVVLGGLLGRRIDLRGIKLREDVVLLTRAALNMPGGERVLVEVVRILEGELAGDELDQLLDQWLAPAPPPALQGPLSRDDEAGARALLAKGELPAARLRDALVEELNGLDLPTGLAPEQLLAHVLDWNVQPDGLPPAVLLIDHAALLAASPGHRTALSGWADDWARRAGLTGPVEERRKARGSAKSDPDIPRCLVVAVEPARDGSGEIVVRPWLNTVPGRWDPQPGEPATTTLDELGPAVQRALRQGARLWSAPREPDPGGRRQPPPYIEFVLPYELLNHDVAGLTFRIGDGQPLPLSLKYGVHLRSLERMRTDDALVRDQWQERWRTLNEHGVQVHGWREPDGGRIGAWQAGLAGEPRHTAVVLDAPSDVLALEALKAAIAEGVGLAIWDRRGAFREERREVVTALFAAAPTPARIPVAVHLLRRNAESEGRGPGELLGRHIGFFWDDPTRPVDFQPTDPGDLASEEASA